The following are encoded together in the Ictalurus punctatus breed USDA103 chromosome 1, Coco_2.0, whole genome shotgun sequence genome:
- the adam15 gene encoding disintegrin and metalloproteinase domain-containing protein 12 isoform X1 — protein sequence MSHGLLLVFRTLVTVLLFLTFSGTFRSAWISAVPGEVFSTERRTETHSQDDVLTSTPAITHSVHSVAVRRRGVKPLGTMRPFVIVDGHRRSLSNVLRNGHPERLVCGLQMENSLLLLDLEKNHDLLPKLPNVFYYLPNGSGVSMEESQVAQCYYHGSVREFPQSRVAISTCAGLRGVIVINASLSFELQPEEYDEGVRRSGHSEEEKELHTLYPTHQLSSESGGCGVSHTFIPPIQIIPQIHRTKRDILLETKYIELVLVVDHKEYLNYQKNKKTIIYRMLDVANQVDWFYRPLNVRVALVGLEIWSDQDKILIDKSPSDTLSRFLEWRNRELLPRLRHDNAQLVMGESFDGTTVGMASQSSMCTKDRSGGVNVDHLVSVLGVASTVAHELGHNLGMNHDTAERRCHCQNEPRLGGCIMEPSTGFMPGQLFSSCSEKDLSLSLMHGGGMCLFNVPQPEKMLGGPRCGNLYVEKGEECDCGLLDECIDPCCNASTCKLVPGAQCSSDGICCENCKLRVAGSLCREPLGECDLPEYCTGASPHCPPNVFLQNGETCQDGTSYCYSGVCTIMDEQCLMLWGANSTRAPPVCFSSVNKQGNMFGNCGQMPNGSYISCSNDDVQCGRIQCQGGSDRPLIDSNAKILTTKVKLNNSEFTCRGAYFRLGDDVSDPAMVAQGTACAPGKVCLDQRCQDVSVLGVEECRGKCNGHGVCNSNKNCHCDVGWAPPDCKYSGPGGSVDSGPARQTRDSSRIHVALLVIFLFVLPVILLILALRFPRCRRRFFCFNNTPFSKARQPSRTPATERANAHNGEQILPLRYQWTPQNDIPLTRAISKAQTRPAPPTKPLPPDPVSKQPVQSAVQRPAPPNKPLPPDPAPSESKKHRKLKVTRPAAPSKPLPPDPVLSDRQSQKQIPPRPPVPRKPLPADPSGYPAPLPLLPPSEPPGHHTAAAASARFSPSAAAVPSRRPLVPPVRAVHQPRKFHTPPQV from the exons AATGGTCACCCAGAGAGACTGGTGTGTGGGCTTCAAATGGAAAACAGCCTTCTTCTGCTGGACCTGGAAAAGAACCA TGATCTACTGCCTAAGCTGCCTAATGTCTTCTACTACCTGCCAAATGGAAGTGGGGTGTCCATGGAGGAGAGCCAGGTG GCTCAGTGTTACTATCATGGCTCTGTGAGAGAGTTCCCCCAATCCCGTGTGGCCATCAGCACCTGCGCTGGCTTACG GGGAGTGATTGTAATCAATGCGAGTTTGAGCTTTGAACTGCAGCCAGAGGAATATGATGAAGGCGTAAGGAGAAGTGGTCAttcagaagaagagaaggaattGCACACACTTTACCCAACCCACCAGCTGAGCTCCGAATCTGGGGGATGTGGTGTTTCTCACACCTTTATACCACCCATTCAGATTATTCCACAAATACACAGG ACTAAAAGAGATATTCTTTTAGAGACCAAATACATTGAGCTGGTATTGGTGGTTGATCACAAGGAG TACCTAAATTATCAGAAGAACAAGAAGACTATTATTTATCGCATGCTGGATGTGGCCAACCAGGTAGACTGG TTCTATCGGCCACTGAATGTGCGAGTGGCCCTGGTGGGGCTGGAGATCTGGAGTGATCAAGATAAAATCCTGATAGATAAGAGCCCCAGTGACACACTCAGCCGTTTTTTGGAGTGGAGGAACAGAGAGCTGCTGCCACGACTACGCCATGACAATGCACAACTAGTCAT GGGTGAGTCATTTGATGGCACAACAGTGGGCATGGCCTCTCAGTCTTCCATGTGCACCAAGGACAGATCTGGAGGAGTTAATGTG GATCACCTAGTAAGTGTGCTGGGGGTTGCATCCACAGTGGCGCATGAGCTCGGCCATAACCTGGGAATGAACCATGACACAGCTGAACGCCGCTGCCATTGCCAGAATGAACCACGACTCGGAGGATGCATCATGGAGCCGTCTACAGG GTTCATGCCAGGTCAGCTGTTTAGTAGCTGCAGTGAGAAAGATCTCTCTCTGAGCCTGATGCATGGTGGAGGCATGTGCCTTTTTAATGTGCCGCAGCCGGAAAAGATGTTGGGAGGGCCACGCTGTGGCAACCTGTACGTGGAGAAGGGAGAGGAATGTGACTGTGGCCTACTTGAT gaatgTATTGATCCATGTTGTAATGCCAGCACCTGTAAGCTGGTTCCAGGTGCCCAGTGTTCCTCTGATGGCATTTGCTGTGAGAACTGCAAA ctaCGTGTTGCTGGATCATTGTGTCGAGAGCCTCTGGGAGAATGTGATCTACCAGAGTACTGCACTGGTGCCTCACCACACTGCCCACCCAATGTGTTTCTTCAGAATGGTGAGACGTGTCAAGACGGCACCTCCTACTGCTACAGTGGCGTGTGTACCATTATGGATGAGCAATGTCTAATGCTGTGGGGAGCCA ACTCCACCCGTGCTCCTCCAGTCTGCTTCTCCTCTGTTAACAAACAGGGCAACATGTTCGGCAATTGTGGCCAGATGCCCAATGGCTCCTATATTTCCTGCTCAAATGA TGATGTGCAGTGTGGTAGAATCCAGTGTCAGGGTGGCAGTGATCGCCCTTTGATAGACTCAAATGCAAAGATTCTGACAACTAAGGTGAAACTAAACAACAGTGAATTTACCTGTCGAGGAGCATATTTCCGTCTGGGTGATGATGTCTCTGACCCAGCCATGGTAGCTCAGGGAACTGCATGTGCTCCTGGCAAG gTGTGTTTAGACCAGCGCTGCCAGGATGTGTCTGTCCTTGGTGTTGAGGAGTGTCGTGGGAAGTGCAATGGCCACGGG gtgtgtaacaGCAATAAGAATTGTCACTGTGATGTGGGCTGGGCTCCACCAGACTGTAAATACTCAGGACCAGGAGGCAGTGTGGACAGTGGCCCTGCACGTCAGACCAGAG attCCAGTCGTATTCATGTGGCTCTGCTAGTCATCTTTTTATTTGTGCTGCCGGTGATACTACTGATCCTGGCACTCCGCTTCCCTCGCTGCCGCCGGAGGTTCTTCTGTTTCAACAACACACCCTTCAGCAAGGCCAGACAGCCCAGCcg AACCCCTGCCACTGAGCGAGCGAATGCACATAATGGAGAGCAGATCTTGCCGCTGAGGTACCAGTGGACCCCGCAGAATGACATCCCACTCACACGAGCCATCAGTAAG GCTCAGACCAGGCCTGCTCCTCCTACTAAACCTCTTCCACCTGATCCTGTCTCTAAACAGCCTGTCCAG TCGGCAGTGCAGCGGCCTGCCCCTCCCAACAAACCCCTCCCTCCTGATCCCGCCCCCTCAGAGAGCAAGAAGCATCGAAAG TTGAAGGTGACACGACCGGCTGCACCAAGCAAGCCTCTCCCCCCCGACCCTGTCCTGTCTGACAGACAG AGCCAGAAGCAGATTCCCCCCAGACCTCCAGTTCCGAGGAAGCCTTTGCCCGCAGATCCCTCTGGTTACCCCGCTCCTCTGCCACTGCTGCCCCCCTCTGAGCCACCAGGACACCAcacagctgctgctgcttctgccCGCTTCAGcccttctgctgctgctgttcctTCAAG ACGTCCCCTGGTGCCCCCTGTTAGGGCAGTACACCAGCCCAGGAAGTTCCATACACCTCCCCAAGTGTAA
- the adam15 gene encoding disintegrin and metalloproteinase domain-containing protein 12 isoform X3, which translates to MRPFVIVDGHRRSLSNVLRNGHPERLVCGLQMENSLLLLDLEKNHDLLPKLPNVFYYLPNGSGVSMEESQVAQCYYHGSVREFPQSRVAISTCAGLRGVIVINASLSFELQPEEYDEGVRRSGHSEEEKELHTLYPTHQLSSESGGCGVSHTFIPPIQIIPQIHRTKRDILLETKYIELVLVVDHKEYLNYQKNKKTIIYRMLDVANQVDWFYRPLNVRVALVGLEIWSDQDKILIDKSPSDTLSRFLEWRNRELLPRLRHDNAQLVMGESFDGTTVGMASQSSMCTKDRSGGVNVDHLVSVLGVASTVAHELGHNLGMNHDTAERRCHCQNEPRLGGCIMEPSTGFMPGQLFSSCSEKDLSLSLMHGGGMCLFNVPQPEKMLGGPRCGNLYVEKGEECDCGLLDECIDPCCNASTCKLVPGAQCSSDGICCENCKLRVAGSLCREPLGECDLPEYCTGASPHCPPNVFLQNGETCQDGTSYCYSGVCTIMDEQCLMLWGANSTRAPPVCFSSVNKQGNMFGNCGQMPNGSYISCSNDDVQCGRIQCQGGSDRPLIDSNAKILTTKVKLNNSEFTCRGAYFRLGDDVSDPAMVAQGTACAPGKVCLDQRCQDVSVLGVEECRGKCNGHGVCNSNKNCHCDVGWAPPDCKYSGPGGSVDSGPARQTRDSSRIHVALLVIFLFVLPVILLILALRFPRCRRRFFCFNNTPFSKARQPSRTPATERANAHNGEQILPLRYQWTPQNDIPLTRAISKAQTRPAPPTKPLPPDPVSKQPVQSAVQRPAPPNKPLPPDPAPSESKKHRKLKVTRPAAPSKPLPPDPVLSDRQSQKQIPPRPPVPRKPLPADPSGYPAPLPLLPPSEPPGHHTAAAASARFSPSAAAVPSRRPLVPPVRAVHQPRKFHTPPQV; encoded by the exons AATGGTCACCCAGAGAGACTGGTGTGTGGGCTTCAAATGGAAAACAGCCTTCTTCTGCTGGACCTGGAAAAGAACCA TGATCTACTGCCTAAGCTGCCTAATGTCTTCTACTACCTGCCAAATGGAAGTGGGGTGTCCATGGAGGAGAGCCAGGTG GCTCAGTGTTACTATCATGGCTCTGTGAGAGAGTTCCCCCAATCCCGTGTGGCCATCAGCACCTGCGCTGGCTTACG GGGAGTGATTGTAATCAATGCGAGTTTGAGCTTTGAACTGCAGCCAGAGGAATATGATGAAGGCGTAAGGAGAAGTGGTCAttcagaagaagagaaggaattGCACACACTTTACCCAACCCACCAGCTGAGCTCCGAATCTGGGGGATGTGGTGTTTCTCACACCTTTATACCACCCATTCAGATTATTCCACAAATACACAGG ACTAAAAGAGATATTCTTTTAGAGACCAAATACATTGAGCTGGTATTGGTGGTTGATCACAAGGAG TACCTAAATTATCAGAAGAACAAGAAGACTATTATTTATCGCATGCTGGATGTGGCCAACCAGGTAGACTGG TTCTATCGGCCACTGAATGTGCGAGTGGCCCTGGTGGGGCTGGAGATCTGGAGTGATCAAGATAAAATCCTGATAGATAAGAGCCCCAGTGACACACTCAGCCGTTTTTTGGAGTGGAGGAACAGAGAGCTGCTGCCACGACTACGCCATGACAATGCACAACTAGTCAT GGGTGAGTCATTTGATGGCACAACAGTGGGCATGGCCTCTCAGTCTTCCATGTGCACCAAGGACAGATCTGGAGGAGTTAATGTG GATCACCTAGTAAGTGTGCTGGGGGTTGCATCCACAGTGGCGCATGAGCTCGGCCATAACCTGGGAATGAACCATGACACAGCTGAACGCCGCTGCCATTGCCAGAATGAACCACGACTCGGAGGATGCATCATGGAGCCGTCTACAGG GTTCATGCCAGGTCAGCTGTTTAGTAGCTGCAGTGAGAAAGATCTCTCTCTGAGCCTGATGCATGGTGGAGGCATGTGCCTTTTTAATGTGCCGCAGCCGGAAAAGATGTTGGGAGGGCCACGCTGTGGCAACCTGTACGTGGAGAAGGGAGAGGAATGTGACTGTGGCCTACTTGAT gaatgTATTGATCCATGTTGTAATGCCAGCACCTGTAAGCTGGTTCCAGGTGCCCAGTGTTCCTCTGATGGCATTTGCTGTGAGAACTGCAAA ctaCGTGTTGCTGGATCATTGTGTCGAGAGCCTCTGGGAGAATGTGATCTACCAGAGTACTGCACTGGTGCCTCACCACACTGCCCACCCAATGTGTTTCTTCAGAATGGTGAGACGTGTCAAGACGGCACCTCCTACTGCTACAGTGGCGTGTGTACCATTATGGATGAGCAATGTCTAATGCTGTGGGGAGCCA ACTCCACCCGTGCTCCTCCAGTCTGCTTCTCCTCTGTTAACAAACAGGGCAACATGTTCGGCAATTGTGGCCAGATGCCCAATGGCTCCTATATTTCCTGCTCAAATGA TGATGTGCAGTGTGGTAGAATCCAGTGTCAGGGTGGCAGTGATCGCCCTTTGATAGACTCAAATGCAAAGATTCTGACAACTAAGGTGAAACTAAACAACAGTGAATTTACCTGTCGAGGAGCATATTTCCGTCTGGGTGATGATGTCTCTGACCCAGCCATGGTAGCTCAGGGAACTGCATGTGCTCCTGGCAAG gTGTGTTTAGACCAGCGCTGCCAGGATGTGTCTGTCCTTGGTGTTGAGGAGTGTCGTGGGAAGTGCAATGGCCACGGG gtgtgtaacaGCAATAAGAATTGTCACTGTGATGTGGGCTGGGCTCCACCAGACTGTAAATACTCAGGACCAGGAGGCAGTGTGGACAGTGGCCCTGCACGTCAGACCAGAG attCCAGTCGTATTCATGTGGCTCTGCTAGTCATCTTTTTATTTGTGCTGCCGGTGATACTACTGATCCTGGCACTCCGCTTCCCTCGCTGCCGCCGGAGGTTCTTCTGTTTCAACAACACACCCTTCAGCAAGGCCAGACAGCCCAGCcg AACCCCTGCCACTGAGCGAGCGAATGCACATAATGGAGAGCAGATCTTGCCGCTGAGGTACCAGTGGACCCCGCAGAATGACATCCCACTCACACGAGCCATCAGTAAG GCTCAGACCAGGCCTGCTCCTCCTACTAAACCTCTTCCACCTGATCCTGTCTCTAAACAGCCTGTCCAG TCGGCAGTGCAGCGGCCTGCCCCTCCCAACAAACCCCTCCCTCCTGATCCCGCCCCCTCAGAGAGCAAGAAGCATCGAAAG TTGAAGGTGACACGACCGGCTGCACCAAGCAAGCCTCTCCCCCCCGACCCTGTCCTGTCTGACAGACAG AGCCAGAAGCAGATTCCCCCCAGACCTCCAGTTCCGAGGAAGCCTTTGCCCGCAGATCCCTCTGGTTACCCCGCTCCTCTGCCACTGCTGCCCCCCTCTGAGCCACCAGGACACCAcacagctgctgctgcttctgccCGCTTCAGcccttctgctgctgctgttcctTCAAG ACGTCCCCTGGTGCCCCCTGTTAGGGCAGTACACCAGCCCAGGAAGTTCCATACACCTCCCCAAGTGTAA